The sequence below is a genomic window from Streptomyces sp. NBC_00289.
AGTGACAGCAGCCGCGCCATGGTGATGTCGTCGTAGGCCAGTGCGCCGAAGTCGATGCGCTCACCCTCACCCGCCTGTTCGGGAGGGAACACGGCATCGCCGTAACGGCCGCGGCCCGGCACGTCTCCGCGCGCAGCGCCGGTCACGTCGCCCTCGGTGTGACGCCGGGCGCGACGCCCTCGACGAGTTCCGGCGCCCGGCCGGTGAGGGACTGGGACAGCGGGTCGTCGAACCGTCTCATGGGCGGACCTCTTCAAGCGATGGAGCGGTGCGGGGCGGCCCATCCCAAGGCCGCTGCACCACCGATCCTCCATCGGCGCCCGCCCGCACGCACGGCCGAGGCGCGCCGCCCCTGAGCCGAACGGCCCTCGGGGGTACGGCGTGCGCGGCAGCCGAGTCGGCGAGTGTTCAGCTGTCTCAGGTCGCGGTTGCCCGGTTCGTCGATTCGGCGTCGCGGAGGTACTCGGCGTTGAGTCGCTGAGCGTCTTCGAGTTGGTCTTCGAGGATGACGATGCGGCAGGCGGCCTCTATCGGAGTCCCCTGGTCGACGAGTTCCCGGGCGCGAGCGGCGATGCGCAGCTGGTAGCGGGAGTAGCGGCGGTGTCCGCCTGCGGAGCGCAGCGGGGTGATGAGGCGGGCTTCGCCGATGGCACGCAAGAAGCCCTGGGTGGTACCGAGCATCTCGGCGGCCCGGCCCATGGTGTAAGCGGGGTAGTCGTCGTCATCGAGACGGCCGTACATGTCGTCTGCTGTCATCGCACCTCTCTGTGTGGAACGCGTGGAGGGGCCCTGGTGCTGTACGGCACCAGGGCCCCGAAACTGAGTGTCGCGCTTCGGCGGTCAGCCTCGTCGCCCGTCCTGCACCAACCCGGGCTTCGAAACTCCACCACCGCACGTCCTGCGTACTGCGACTGCGGTCACTGCTGCCCGGCCGTTCGTCTCTGCCAGGTCCTGCGTTCTCTCTGGCTACGAGAGAAACCATAACCGGCCCACCGGCCAATGTCTACTCCGGCCGACGTAGATTTCCGCGAGTTCAAAAGTGAGGTAGTCGACCGCGGACGGCGACGAGGGTGGGCGTGCGATGGCCCTGGCCGTGGCTAGGACAGGCGCCCTGAGATGGGCTGCCGGATAGTGGATGCGTCGGAACCCTCAGGGATTGGACGCTCATGGACCGCTATCCCCCCATAGCCAACCACGGTCTGGTGGGTGATCTGCAGACCGCGGCCCTGGTCTCCTCGCAAGGCGTGGTGGACTGGTTCTGCTCGCCGCGGTTCGACTCCCCCAGCGTCTTCGCCTCACTGCTCGATCACGAGCGTGGCGGGTACTTCCAGCTGGCACCGGAGCACTCGGACGTGTCGTGCAAGCAGCTCTACTACCCGGACACCGGCGTGCTCGTCACCAGGTTCATGTCGCCGGAGGGCGTCGGCGAGGTCATCGACTGGATGCCGGCGAACACCAGCCGCACCCCCACCGACCGCCACAGCCTGATGCGAGTGATTCGTGTGGTGCGCGGAACCGTGCGGTTCGTCATGGAGTGCAGGCCACGGTTCGACTACGGCCGGGCCGACCACAAACTCGATCTGCGGTCCCAGGACGCCGTGTTCCGGAGCAACGGGATCGCGGGTCACCTGCAGACGACCTTTCCTCTGACGCGGGACGGGCAGGACGTGCAGGCGGCGGTCACTCTCGGAGTCGGCGAGTCGGCAGTCGCCGTCTTCACCACGTGCGCCGCCGACGGTGATGCCCCGCCTCCGATCACGGCCGACAGCGTGACAGCGGGATTGTGGCGCGAGGTGGACTTCTGGCAGAAGTGGTTGCACACCTCCCACTACCGGGGGCGCTGGGGCGAGATGGTGAACCGCTCTGCCATCACGATCAAGATCATGACCTACCACCCCACCGGTGCGCCGGTCGCCGCCGCCACCATGGGTCTGCCGGAGCAGGTCGGCGGTGAGCGGAACTGGGACTACCGGTATTCGTGGGTGAGGGACGGGGCGCTCTCGGTGCGGGCCCTGCTCGACCTCGGGTTCGCCGAGGAGGCGTCGGCGTTCACCAAGTGGCTGGGCGATCGGATGCACGACCGGGCGGAGCTGCCGGGCGAGCGCCTGCAGATCATGTACCGGGTCGACGGGGACCCCTACCTGACCGAGGAGATCCTCGACCATTGGGAGGGCTACCGGGGATCGAGTCCCGTCCGCGCCGGCAACGCCGCTGCCGACCAGCTGCAACTGGACATCTACGGCGAGGCCCTCTACGCGATGGCCGAGGGCATGGATGTCGGCGTGGAACTGGGTTACCACGGCTGGAAGGGGCTCGCCCGGACGCTGGACTGGCTGTCCGACAACTGGGATCGCCCGGACGAGGGTGTCTGGGAGACGCGCGGGGGACGCAAGGACTTCACGTTCAGCCGGGTGATGTGCTGGGTCGCCTTCGACCGGGGCCTGCGGCTGGCGACCGAGCTCAGCCGGCCCGCCGACATTCCACGCTGGCGCAACGCCCGTGACAGCATCCTGGAACAGGTGATGGAGAAGGGCTGGAGTCAGTCCGAGCAGGCGCTGGTGCAGCACTACGGCGGGGACGTCCTGGACGCCTCCCTCCTGCTGATCCCGCGCGTGGGGTTTCTCGCCGCGAAGAGTCCCGGCTGGCTGTCCACCCTGGACGCCATGGAGCGCAAGCTCGTCTCGGACAGCCTCGTGTACCGCTACGACCCTGCCGCGTCCCCGGACGGCCTGCGCGGCTCGGAGGGCACCTTCAGCCTCTGCACCTACCTCTACGTCGACGCCCTCGCCCGCGCCGGGCGTGTCCGACCGGCCCGCTACACCTTCGAGAAGATGCACACCTACGCCAACCACGTCGGCCTCTTCGCCGAGGAGATCGGCCCGAGCGGCGAGCAACTCGGCAACTTCCCGCAGGCCTTCACCCACCTGTCACTCATCATGGCGGCATCGACCCTGGACGAGGCCATTGACCGGGAGCGACTGAACGGCTGAGCCTGGCAGCTGGTGCGGGCGCACCGCAGTGCGAGGGCCACCCGCTTTCGATGACCTGCCGGGCCGCCTGCGGTGTCCTAGCGGCCTGTCTCGCCGGGCGGCGCACCGGGCAGCGCGTCCCGGGCGGGACGTCCGCCGATGCCCTGGGAGTCGGCCGTCCGCGCCCTCGCGCGGCGGGGTGCGTCGGTGAACTCCCTGTCGACCGCGTCGTCGAGGAGGCCGAGCTCGGTCCGGAGAGCGGGCCCGCACGCGTCCGGCAGCGTCGCCAGGAGTCCTTCGAGAAGGGCCCGGAGCCGTCGGCAGACCTGGACGGAGGTCGCGCCGTAGTCACGGATCTCTGTGACGGCGAGGTCCAGGTAGCTCTCCCAGGGCCGGCCGGGCACCACGAGGCGCGGCCGGCCACGGTCGTCGGCGAGCACGTAGTGGCTGCGGGATCCGGCGCGTCCGACCTCGTGCAGGAACGCCTCGATGTGGTTCAACACCTGGACGGCTGTGGTGGGGTCGTTGACGGCCGGGGAGAGGGCGCGGATGGCGATGTCGACCAGGATGCGCAGAGCGAAGGCCGGGTCCTGCTCGATCGTTCGCTCCGTGCCGAGGGCGAGGAGGCCGGTCACCCGGCGTGGGTCGGGCGCGGACGCACCGCCGTGGATCTCGACGACAGTGCCGCCGGGTGGCACGAAGTCGCCGACCGAGGCGCCCAGTACGAGCACGCAGTCGTGCCTGGCCGCGAGCGCGACCAGGCCGGCAGCGTCGAACGCCTGGATGACGCCGCCGCGTTCCGACCGGATCCGGTTCACCGAGCGGGCCGTCGGCAGTGCCCCGTCGGGCACGTTCGTGCTCCGTACCCGCGCTGCCGCGTGGCCGAGGACCCGCTCGCCCAGACGTCCCACGATGTCGGCGATGGCCACCGGCCGCAGGTTGTGGGTGAAGCGGTTGAGGTAGATCAGCAGGAGCAGGAGGCTCACGGAGACGGCGATACCGGCCAGGGTCACGCCGAGGTTGGGCACGGAGTCGGCCTCGATGCTCCGCAGCAGCGTGTAGGCGAACGCGAAGGTGCCGGTGAAGGTGGCCAGTACGGCCTTCTGCAGCCGGTCGCGGTACCACAGCCGCATGTAACGCGGTGAGAGGGTACCGGTGGCCTGCTGGATGACGAGGACGCCGATGGTGACGACGAACCCGAGCAGAGCGATCATCGAGCCGACCACGGAGCTGAGGACGCTGCTCGCGGTCGACGCGGAATAGTCCCAGGTCTCCGGCAGCCAGGACGCCCCGTCGACGGCGGACGCCGCCTGGGCCAGGGCGACGCCGAGGACGAGCCCGAACAGCGGGACGATCCACAGACTCGCCTTGGCGTACTGCCGTAGCCGGAAGCGGGTGGCCCACGAGGTCATGCGGAGCCCAGGAGGACGGCGGTGTCGTCCGGCCGCGGTGCGATCTTGTGCGTCCCGGTGACCGGGGCCAGCTGGCCGTCGGCGCGGACGACGAACAGGATGTCGCAGTCCGCGGGGATCGGCCGGGATCCTGGCTGCACGCGGAAGCGGGCGCCCTGCCCGTAGCGAGCCGCCAGACGGTGCCGGACCAGTGCCTGGCCGAAGAGGATGTCGCCGCCGGTGTAGGGGGCGACCACGCCGTGGCTGTCGTGCGGCGGCCCCACCCGGTAGACCGGCCCCCGCACGTTGTCCTTGATGACGACGGACGCCAGAGCGTTGAAGTCGTCGTCGTCGGTGAGCAGGAACACCGCCGTGACACCCTCCAGACGCGCTCGGGGGTTGGTCGCGGTCGCCAGCATCTCTCCGTGGGCGAGCTCGATTCCCGCCGCGGTGATCCGCTCGCGTTCCTCGTCGGCCCCGGCCCACATCAGCACATCGAGCCCCGTGGCTTCCAACGCCTTTCCGAGGTCGATGACCCACGGAGCCCCGCCCACCAGGAGCGGTCGTGTCCGCGCCGAGCGGACGACGCCCAGTTTCCGTGCCACGGGCGCGGCGGTCAGGGCGTAGACCAGGACCGTCCCCACGATCACGAGGAACGTGATCGGCAGGATCTTGGACGCGCCGGGCAACCCCTTTTCCACCAGCGTGGCAGCGAACGCGGACGCGGTGGAGGCGGCGACGATGCCGCGGGGCGCCATCCACCCGATGAACCCCCATTCGCCCACGGTCAGATCGGAACCCCGGGCGGCGGCGTACGCGACGAGGGGCCGGACCAGGAGGACGAGAACGCCGATCAGGATCAGGGAGGGCACGAGCACGGGCACCACCGACGCGGGGGTGACGGCGGAGGAGATGGAGATGAACAGCAGGCCGATGATCATCTGGACCAGTGTCTCGAGGAAGGGCCTGCGAGCCGGCATGTCCAGGCCGGGGAGGTTGGTGATCGCGAGTCCGGTCACGATGGCGGCGATGAGGCCGGTGTCGTCGCGGACGATGTCGCAGACCGCGGAGACGAGGATGACCGTCGCCAACTGGGCGAGGGTCCCGAGCGTCTCGCCGAGTCGCAGCTTGTGCAGCGCCAGCCACAGGATGACGGTGCCCACCGCACCGCCCGCGAGACCGACGCTCATGCTGAGGAGGAACTGGCCGATCTGGTAGCCCCGGCCGATGTCGATCTGGTGAGAGGTGGCGACGGCATGGAACACGACGGCTCCGAGGATGCCGCCGATCGGGTCGGTCAGTGTTCCTTCCCAGATCAGGATGCGTCGCACCTTCTCCGTGGGCCGGACGAATTCGAGCAGCGGGCCGACGACCGTGGGACCGGACACGACGAGGATCACGCCGATCATCGCCGCCACCCGCAACGGGATGCCGAACAGGGCGGGCCCGAGGCCCGAGACGGCGAAGAAGGTGACCACGATGCCGATGATCAGCAGCCGTACGACGACCGAGCGGGTCGGGCCGGTGAGGTTGCGCAGGTTCAGCCCGAGACCGGCGTCGTAGAGGATCAAGGCGACGGACAGCGATACCAGCGCGGGAAAGTCCGGGCCGACGAGCCGTCCGGGGTGGATGACGTCGGTGAGAGCGCCCGCCGTGAAGCCGACCGGCAGAAGGACGATCAGTGCGGGAACACCCAGCTTGTTGGCGAGGATCTGCGAGCCCGTGGCCAGAGCAACGGTCAGGGCGATGCCCCAGAGGATGTCCTCACCGGTCAAAGCGGTCCTCCTCCTCTTCACGCACGGGGACCGTGAGATTGAACCCCGCGCACAGATCCCGCACCTGCCTATCGAACCCGGACACGGTTCCCGCCACCCCATCAGCCCCGTCGAGTCCTCGGTGGACCCACAGACCACAGCCCAGGCTGGATATGCGCTGCCATGCGGGAGGCCCGGTCCGGATCTACGGTGGTGGGGAGCGCTACGCCTGCGGACACCCGGTGCTCCGCCATCTGTCCCGCCTCGGCGTAGGAAGCACACGGGAAAGGCGTCTGGCATGGCCACCCGGGCTATCCGACGGCCTCCGGGCCAGGCAGGAGGGCCATCGATGCCCGAGCATGCGACTACGGCGATGCGGATGATGCCGCACGCCACACCCGAGGATCGTGCGGCTCTCGGCAAGGAAGCCCGGCGCCGCTCGCCGCGCTCCGGACACGCCGAGTACAAACCCTCACCTCACCGACCGGACCCGCTGGCGATCCTGGAGGCGCAGTCCGCGACGCGAGTGCCGGAGCTGGTGCCGATCCGGTACGCCCGGATGAGCGAGTCGCCTTTCCGCTTCTACCGGGGCGCGGCGGCGATCATGGCGTCCGACCTGGCCGACACGCCCCGCTCGGGGATCACCGCCCAGCTCTGCGGGGATGCGCACCTGCTGAACTTCCGGCTGCTGGCCTCGCCGGAGCGGGATCTGATGTTCGACATCAACGACTTCGACGAGACCTTGCCGGGCCCCTGGGAGTGGGACGTCAAGCGACTGTCGGCGAGTTTCGTCATCGCCGCCCGGGCCAACGGCTTCGACGACGCCGAGCGTGCCCGCATCGTGAGCGGCACCGTGCGCTCGTACCGCGAGGCGATGACGCGCTTCGCCGGCATGAGCAACCTCGACGTCTGGTACGCGAAGATCGACGCTGCCCGTCTCGAGACCCTCGCCATGGCCCAGCTCCACAAGCGAGGCCAGAAAAAGCTGTCCCGCGCCATGACCAAGGCCCGCTCCCGCGACGCCCTGCAGGTCTTCGGCAAGCTCACGCATCTCGTCGACGGCCGGCCGATGATCGCGGCGGATCCCCCCTTGCTGACACCCATCGCCGACCTGTTGCCGGACACCGAGCGCGCCACCCTCCAGCGCCAGTTCCAGGGTCTCGTCGAGCGGTACGGTGCCACCCTTCCGTCCGACCGGCGCTTCCTCCTCGCCGACTACCGTCTGGCGGACGTCGCCCGCAAAGTGGTCGGAGTCGGCAGCGTCGGCACTCGGTGCTGGATCTTCCTCCTCCTGGGACGAGACGGTCAGGATCCGCTGTTTCTTCAGGCCAAGGAGGCCGACACGTCCGTGCTCGCCGAGCACGTCGGAGCCAGCCAGTACCGCAACCAGGGCGAGCGGGTCGTCTCGGGACAGCGGCTGATGCAGGCGGCCAGCGACATCTTCCTCGGCTGGGAACGGGTGGACGGGATCGACGGCAGACGCCGCGACTTCTACGTCCGCCAACTGCGCGACTGGAAGGGCATCGCGATGCCGGAGACGATGTCACCCCGGCAGCTGGAGGCGTTCGGCGGCATCTGCGGCCTCACCCTGGCCCGCGCGCATGCCCGATCCGGCGACCGGATCGCGATCGCCTCCTATCTCGGCAGCGGCGAGTCCTTCGACCGGGCCCTGGTGACCTTCGCGGAGTCGTACGCCGACCAGAACGAGCGCGACCATCAGGCACTGGTCGACGCGGTGCACGCCGGCCGGCTGCCCGCAAAGGAACTCCCGGCCGACTGACGGACCCCATCCGGTGCTTCCGGTGACCCGCGCCGCTTCCTGACCCGCTGCCCGACCGGGCGTCCGGGGCCGCCTTCCCCACGGCTGTCGGACACGCGCCTGCCGACGGCGAGGACGGTGGCCGAGTGCGCCGTGTCCGACGGTCCGCGACAGGCAGTCCTTCTTCAGCCGCCTGCACCCGCGTCCGGCTGAGGCGGCACCGCTGGTCGTCACGGCTCACGAGGCGCACTGTCACGTCCACTTCGGCGCCTGTGCCTCTGTCCAGCCGTGTCGGACGGCGTGACCGCCGAGCTGCATCCGGGTCCGTACTCCGGCGATGTCCATGAGGCGGCGAAGGCGCCGGTGGAGTGTGCGCGGTGACAGGCCGAGCTGTGTCGCCGCCGTCAAGTCCGTCACGCCCGCCAGCAGGAGAGCGAGCAGCCTGCGGTCGAGGTTGGTGGGTCCCTCCGCACCGAGCTCGACGGTGGTCTCGGCCTCTTCGACGGTGGCCGAGAGTTCCAGCGGGTGGGCGGTGCGCCATACCGTCTCGAACAGCGTGTCCATCGCGTCCAGCAGGCCGCTGCGGTGGAGCAGCACCGCTCCGGGTTCGCCGGCCGGCGTGGTCGCGAGCGGGACGAGACCGAGTTCGGCGTCGGCCAGCATGAGCTTCATGGGCAGTTCGTCGGCGACGCGCAGCTGTACTCCGTTGCGCAGGGAATCGATCGCGTCGCCGATGATCCCGGGCTCCGCCAGGACGGCGCGGTCCAGCACCGCCCGGAACCGCACGCCGCGGCCGAGGGCCATGGGTTCGGCCGTGTTCTCCTCCGGGGGCAGGGCGATGAACGGTGCGGTGATGAAGGTGCGGACCTGCGTGCGGGCCGCCTGCTGTACCTGGAGGTAGCGGTGGCGGATGGCGTCGACGCCCGTGACGACCTCGATCAGATCGACGATGCTGCTCGGGGTCATCGCCGCCCGGTGTTCCTCCGCGAAGGTCACCAGTGCGTGCTCGGCCGCGCGCAGCCCGTCCCGGCGCTGGCTGATGAGAGCGCCGAGGGCCATGGCGGGTGGCGCGGCGGTGAACTGCTCGTCGGCCGACCTGATCACCAGTCCCCACGCGACCAGGCGGGACAAGGTGCTGTCGACCTGAGGAGGCGTCAGGGCGAGCTGGTCCGAGAGTGTGACCGCGGTGGAGTTCGGTTGTCCGAGGAGTGCCCGGTAGACCCGCTCATCGTCTGGTTCGAGGCCCAGGACATCCAGCATCGGCGACCGACTCTCTTCCGTTTGTCGCAGCGGTGAGAGTATGCGCCATGGTGCGAGATCTTGAATAGCCCCTGGTGGGAGCGGGTGTGAAGGGAGGGGTCCCGGGGAGTCGCCTCCCCGGGACCGTCCAGTGCGGTTCATCGCAGGCCGTACGCCCGGATGATCTCGTTTCTGACCTCGAAGCCCCTGCTCGTCTCGGCGCTCGCGCGGACCGAGAGGAACCCGCCGGGCTTCTTGGCCGTCCTGAACGAACCGGTCCGGTAGCCGTCGGCGCCCTTGGTCAGGGTCACTTTCTGCCAGGTGGCGCCGTCGTCGTACGAAACCTCCAGCTTCACCGGCTTGACTGTGCCCGGCACGGTGCCGCCGTCCATCGACACCGGCTTGATCGCGAGCTTCTGGGCCGTGCCGGCTTTGATGTCGCCGTGGAGGTCCGACTCCAGCCGGTAGTTCAGGTTCAGCACCGAGAACGGTTCGAAGAAGTCGGAGTCCACGGTGTCGGACATGAAGGTCCACTCCGTGTGGGTGCGCGTCGACAGCCGGAAGACGTCACCGGGCCGCTCCGCGTCGAGGACGGCGCGGTAGGGCAGGTTGCCCGCCGGTACCTCCTGCCACTGCATGTCTCCGCTGTGCGGGTTGTCGTAGATCCGCTTCTTGCCCTGGAACACCTGGAGGTGGGACGGCGTCTCCCCCCAGGGCAGGTAGCCTCCGAGCCGCATGGTGTCGCTGGCGGAGGCCCACGCCTGGACGTTCCAGGTCATGTGGTTCTGCCAACGGGAGTTGTAGACACCGAAGGCCTCGCCCTGTCCGGGCCGTGTGGCCGGGGCGAACCAGTCCAGTCGGGTGGTGCTGTTCCTGGCGTAGGTGTTGTCGCCCGACACCATCGACCACGGCAGGGCTTCGTCGACGCCCTGTGTGTGGAACTCCCTCCAGACCTGCCCCGGAGTGACCCATTCGGTTCGCGTGCCCGGATGCCACTCGGTCTCGGGAAGGTTGAACGACGGGCTGAGCGTGAAGTCGGACCGGTACCCTTCGGCCGTCCTGCCCTGTGTGGCCGAGTAGTAGCGGGCGTCGATCCGGGCGAGGTCGCGCTGTGACGGCTTGTAGACCAGGGCTCGGTTCGGCACCTGACCGGGGTAGTTCCGGGTCAGGTCGTAGACGAACGGCGTGTATGCGGTCTGCTTGACCGTCAGCTTCAGGATGCCGGACTTGGCCATCGCGACAAGGGTCTTGCCGGCGTCTCGGTGCACGGTGGCCACCGGGATCGGTGACGCGCCGACGTACTCCATCAGGGATCCGACACCGTCGTCGACCACGATCAGGGCCTTGGCGCCGGCCGCGGTCGCGGCCTCGGCGCGCTCCTGTGGCGACACCTCGTCGCTGCGCCTGACAACAACGATCTTGTTCTTGGCCCTGACGTTCTCGTACGCGGCCGCCGTGCCGTTGCCCGCATAGACGGCGTGCAGCCTGTCCGTCGCGGTGCCCAGTGCGCTGCCCGCCTGCACCAGGGTGTCGAAGCGGAGGCGTCCGCCCAGTGCGCTGAGGGCGAGCCGCGGCTCGCCCTTGCGCCAACGGGTCGTCAGGATGAACTCGCCCCGCTTCATCGGCTTCGTCGGCGCGACGTAGACGTCGTCGTAGGTCGGCGGGAGTACGTACGCGCTGCGGTAGTCGGTGTACGCGTCCTGACCCGTGTAGTGGACGTTGAAGTCGACCTTGCGCTGGCGGTCCTCGGTGCGCTGCGGCGCCTCGGTCTGCAGCAGTCGGGCCTTGCTCGCATCCAGCACCACATCCGCGGAGCCGTCCTTGAGCACGGTTTCCGGGTCGACCAGGACGGCCAGGCCCGAGCGGTCAGCCCGCTCGCCGGCCACGTCGAGGTACCCGGCGACGGTGTAGAGACCCGGTGCCATGCGCATGGTGGTCGAGCCTTCGACGTACACGGACCATGGCCATACGTCACCGGCCAGGTTGACCGCGACCCATCCGGAGGCGGCCTTGCCGTCCCGGCCGACCAGCCTGATGTTCAGGTCGTAGCGCTCCTCCTCCTTGATCAGCCCCAGTGACGTGCGGGCCACCGGCTTTCCGGTGGCCGCGTCGGTGGCCGTCACGTAGCCGACGTGCCGGCCTGCCGAGGCGGATCGCGGGTCGCCGGTCACCGGGACGGCGGCGGTTCCGCCCGCCGGGACGGTCACCTCGGTGGCACCGAGCGTGAACGGCCCGTCGCCGTTGCTCAGCGCCAGGTTCAGCGTGACATCGGAGGAACCGGTGTTCGTGAAGGTCAGGTCCTTCGTGACGGCGATATCGCTCGGCTCGTGCGGCCACGTGTGGTTGCCGAAGAAGAGCGACCCCGTACCGCGGACCGTGGCGCGCACCGCTGCGGCCACGTCGACGCGGCCGGTGCCCACCTCGTACGGCGAGTACGCGTCGTCCAGGCCCTTCGCCGTGCTCGTCAACTGTTCCTTGAGCTGCTGGCCGGTCCAGTCCGGGTGCTGCTGGGCGAGGATCGCCGCCGCGCCGACCACGTGCGGGGTGGCCATCGAAGTGCCGCTGAGGGTGCGGTACAGACCCTCACCGCCGTCGGTCATGTCCTGCGAGCGTGCCGCGGTGATGTCCACCCCGGGAGCCGCGATGTCCGGCTTCATTCCACCGGAGGAGGCCAGGGGGCCGGTGCTCGAGAAGGACGCCAGCCGGTCCTGCTTGTCCGTTGCGGCCACGGTCAACGCCGAGGCGGCGGCGCCCGGGGCGGAGATGCTCTCCGGGCCCGCGTTGCCGGCCGCGATCACGAACAGCGTGCCGTACTGCGCGGACAGCGCGTCCACGGTCTGCGACATCGGGTCGCTGCCGTCCGTCGGGTAGGAGTCGCCGAGGCTCATGTTCACGACGTCGGCGCCGGACTCCGCGGCCCACTGCAT
It includes:
- a CDS encoding S8 family serine peptidase is translated as MFSPSQSSALRRRRRQLLSALTAVPLLASGLTLLQEPAQAAPSRPTVPAEPTATHKVTLVTGDVVTVTTMADGRQTADVDRPDSALGGVKVQQIQGDLFVVPDEAAPLLGTDKLDRRLFNVTDLIEMGYDDAKTSSTPLIATYARSTSRAAAEPTAPRGSKLTRSLKKIRGAVLSAQKRRARTFWTAVAPQGGAAMGAGLEKLWLDGRVKANLKESVPLIGAPEAWAAGYTGKGVKVAVLDTGIDVNHPDFAGLIDGTASFVPGEGVTDVNGHGTHVAGTIVGSGVASGGDYKGVAPDADLYVGKVLGGAEGYGQDSWVMAGMQWAAESGADVVNMSLGDSYPTDGSDPMSQTVDALSAQYGTLFVIAAGNAGPESISAPGAAASALTVAATDKQDRLASFSSTGPLASSGGMKPDIAAPGVDITAARSQDMTDGGEGLYRTLSGTSMATPHVVGAAAILAQQHPDWTGQQLKEQLTSTAKGLDDAYSPYEVGTGRVDVAAAVRATVRGTGSLFFGNHTWPHEPSDIAVTKDLTFTNTGSSDVTLNLALSNGDGPFTLGATEVTVPAGGTAAVPVTGDPRSASAGRHVGYVTATDAATGKPVARTSLGLIKEEERYDLNIRLVGRDGKAASGWVAVNLAGDVWPWSVYVEGSTTMRMAPGLYTVAGYLDVAGERADRSGLAVLVDPETVLKDGSADVVLDASKARLLQTEAPQRTEDRQRKVDFNVHYTGQDAYTDYRSAYVLPPTYDDVYVAPTKPMKRGEFILTTRWRKGEPRLALSALGGRLRFDTLVQAGSALGTATDRLHAVYAGNGTAAAYENVRAKNKIVVVRRSDEVSPQERAEAATAAGAKALIVVDDGVGSLMEYVGASPIPVATVHRDAGKTLVAMAKSGILKLTVKQTAYTPFVYDLTRNYPGQVPNRALVYKPSQRDLARIDARYYSATQGRTAEGYRSDFTLSPSFNLPETEWHPGTRTEWVTPGQVWREFHTQGVDEALPWSMVSGDNTYARNSTTRLDWFAPATRPGQGEAFGVYNSRWQNHMTWNVQAWASASDTMRLGGYLPWGETPSHLQVFQGKKRIYDNPHSGDMQWQEVPAGNLPYRAVLDAERPGDVFRLSTRTHTEWTFMSDTVDSDFFEPFSVLNLNYRLESDLHGDIKAGTAQKLAIKPVSMDGGTVPGTVKPVKLEVSYDDGATWQKVTLTKGADGYRTGSFRTAKKPGGFLSVRASAETSRGFEVRNEIIRAYGLR